In Fibrobacter succinogenes, a single window of DNA contains:
- a CDS encoding ammonium transporter, with amino-acid sequence MNEVANVATVSDAIFMTENIWIMISAMLVFIMGLGFACVEAGLVRAKCSANVAFKNIAVPAIGITMYAALGFGLMYPGTFNGILGFAGFGIGDWANPANFTAAYNGHFTLFTDWLFQAMFAATAATIVSGAVAERVKLNSFLIFTIVYVALVYPIVGSWTWGGGWLSTFGAHGFHDLAGSTLVHSVGGWAALAGVMILGPRIGKYVGGKVHAIPAHNIPLATVGVFMLWFGWWGFNAGSALNGDPKATSWILVTTNLAAVAGIITATLTSWIVSKKPDATMALNGCLAGLVAITAGADVVTPLSSWIIGAIAGVLVVGAVFLFDRLHLDDPVGALSVHLVNGVWGTLAVGIFDITGDYTLGTQAVGVLAYAIPCFAAASLIFFAIKKTIGLRVTEKQEMRGLDQAEHGQEAYSGFQIFSNM; translated from the coding sequence ATGAACGAAGTAGCAAATGTCGCAACCGTCAGTGACGCAATCTTTATGACGGAAAACATCTGGATCATGATTAGCGCTATGTTGGTGTTCATCATGGGTCTCGGTTTCGCATGCGTTGAAGCAGGCCTTGTACGCGCTAAGTGCTCTGCTAACGTGGCTTTCAAGAACATCGCTGTGCCGGCCATCGGTATTACGATGTACGCTGCATTAGGTTTCGGCCTGATGTACCCGGGCACCTTCAACGGAATTCTCGGTTTCGCAGGCTTCGGCATTGGCGACTGGGCAAATCCGGCAAACTTCACCGCCGCCTACAACGGACACTTCACGCTGTTCACAGACTGGCTGTTCCAGGCAATGTTCGCCGCCACCGCAGCAACGATTGTCTCTGGTGCCGTTGCTGAACGTGTCAAGCTCAACTCCTTCCTGATTTTCACCATTGTCTATGTGGCTCTCGTTTACCCGATTGTCGGTTCTTGGACATGGGGCGGCGGCTGGCTCTCCACCTTCGGTGCTCACGGATTCCACGACCTCGCCGGTTCTACCCTCGTTCACTCTGTGGGTGGTTGGGCTGCTCTCGCTGGCGTGATGATTCTTGGACCGCGTATCGGTAAGTATGTCGGTGGCAAGGTTCACGCTATTCCGGCTCACAACATTCCGCTCGCAACTGTCGGCGTGTTCATGCTCTGGTTCGGTTGGTGGGGATTCAACGCCGGTTCTGCTCTTAACGGCGACCCGAAGGCCACTAGCTGGATTCTCGTGACCACAAACCTCGCTGCCGTTGCAGGCATCATTACCGCAACGCTTACCAGCTGGATTGTCTCCAAGAAGCCGGACGCCACCATGGCCCTCAACGGATGCCTTGCTGGTCTCGTCGCAATCACCGCTGGTGCTGACGTGGTAACCCCGCTTTCGTCCTGGATTATCGGTGCTATCGCTGGTGTGCTCGTCGTCGGTGCAGTCTTCCTCTTCGACCGCCTCCACTTGGACGACCCGGTCGGCGCTCTCTCGGTTCACCTCGTTAACGGTGTCTGGGGCACGCTCGCTGTCGGTATCTTCGATATCACTGGCGACTACACTCTCGGTACTCAAGCCGTTGGCGTTCTCGCTTACGCCATCCCCTGCTTCGCAGCCGCAAGCCTGATTTTCTTCGCCATCAAGAAGACGATTGGCCTCCGCGTGACTGAAAAGCAAGAAATGCGCGGCCTCGACCAAGCTGAACACGGTCAAGAAGCTTACAGCGGCTTCCAAATCTTCAGCAATATGTAG
- a CDS encoding P-II family nitrogen regulator, whose amino-acid sequence MKLVTAYIQPERLNNVKQSLYEKKIYKMSVTNVLGCGQQKGYNQRFRGVVTEVNLLKKICLKIAVNDEFVQPCIDAIIAGARTGSIGDGKIFVTALEQCVRIRTGETGPEAIG is encoded by the coding sequence ATGAAGCTAGTTACAGCTTACATACAACCCGAAAGGTTAAACAATGTAAAGCAATCGCTATACGAAAAGAAGATCTACAAGATGTCTGTCACGAACGTCTTGGGTTGCGGTCAGCAGAAGGGTTACAATCAACGTTTCCGTGGCGTTGTGACCGAAGTGAATTTGCTCAAAAAGATTTGCTTGAAGATTGCCGTGAATGATGAGTTTGTACAGCCTTGCATTGATGCGATTATCGCGGGCGCCCGTACAGGCAGCATTGGCGACGGAAAGATATTTGTTACAGCACTCGAACAGTGCGTTCGCATCCGCACCGGCGAAACAGGGCCGGAGGCGATTGGATAA
- a CDS encoding CTP synthase: protein MAKATAKNTAKQPKYIFITGGVVSSLGKGITSASLALLLKSRGYKVFMQKLDPYLNVDPGTMSPYQHGEVFVTDDGYETDLDLGHYERFAGVQCSKASSYTSGRIYSSVLSKERAGHYLGGTVQVIPHITNEIKDAFRSAAESGADIILCEIGGVAGDIESLPFLEAARQFRFEVGVENTCFVHLTLVPYLKAAGELKTKPSQHSVAELRNIGIFPDILVCRTEMHIPQEHLDKLALFCNVKPECVIEEKDVTDSVYAVPRELSKQELDLRVLEQLHLSVHPIIHSEWDSLVKKATKPKYECTIALVGKYIAIRDAYKSVHEALQHAGMANNAKVKVECIEAEELEKNPNLIKKADGILIPGGFGSRGVNGKCVAIRYAREHKVPLLGICLGMQCCVIEFARNVLGWKDANSTEFDEKTTHPVIDLMDEQKNVTEKGGTMRLGAYPCKLAKDSNAAKLYKSTSISERHRHRYEFNYNSEFRIALEKAGLKIAGTSPDGKLVEMVELKNHPYFEACQFHPEFKSRPTDPHPLFTGLVKAALDQKKAGAKKLTAPSEKTKKSK, encoded by the coding sequence ATGGCTAAGGCAACCGCAAAGAATACGGCAAAACAGCCCAAGTACATTTTTATTACTGGCGGCGTGGTGAGTTCGCTCGGCAAGGGAATCACATCAGCATCTCTCGCGCTCCTCTTGAAGAGCCGCGGTTACAAGGTGTTCATGCAAAAGCTCGATCCGTACTTGAACGTGGATCCGGGCACGATGAGTCCGTACCAGCATGGCGAAGTTTTCGTGACGGACGATGGTTATGAAACCGACTTGGATCTTGGCCACTACGAACGTTTTGCGGGTGTACAATGTTCCAAGGCATCGAGCTACACATCGGGCCGCATTTATTCTTCTGTACTTTCAAAGGAACGTGCGGGTCACTATTTGGGCGGCACGGTGCAGGTTATTCCGCATATCACGAATGAAATCAAGGACGCTTTCCGTTCGGCAGCCGAAAGCGGTGCAGATATTATTTTATGCGAAATCGGCGGTGTTGCAGGCGATATCGAATCGTTGCCGTTCCTCGAAGCGGCAAGGCAGTTCCGTTTTGAAGTGGGCGTCGAGAATACTTGCTTTGTCCACTTGACTTTGGTGCCGTACCTCAAGGCTGCAGGCGAGCTCAAGACAAAGCCTTCGCAGCATTCCGTGGCAGAGCTCCGCAATATCGGTATTTTCCCGGACATTCTCGTGTGCCGTACCGAAATGCACATTCCGCAAGAACACTTGGACAAACTTGCACTTTTCTGCAATGTGAAACCCGAATGCGTTATCGAAGAAAAAGACGTGACGGATTCCGTTTACGCAGTACCGCGCGAACTTTCCAAACAGGAACTCGACTTGCGCGTTTTAGAACAACTTCATTTGAGTGTTCACCCCATTATCCATTCCGAATGGGATAGCCTTGTCAAGAAAGCTACAAAACCAAAATACGAATGCACCATCGCGCTTGTGGGCAAGTACATCGCCATCCGCGACGCTTACAAGTCCGTGCACGAAGCTTTGCAGCACGCCGGCATGGCAAACAACGCGAAGGTGAAAGTGGAATGCATCGAAGCTGAAGAGCTCGAAAAGAATCCGAACCTCATCAAGAAAGCGGACGGCATTTTGATTCCGGGTGGTTTCGGGAGCCGTGGCGTGAACGGCAAATGCGTCGCCATCCGTTATGCACGCGAGCACAAGGTTCCACTGCTTGGCATTTGCCTCGGCATGCAATGCTGCGTGATTGAATTCGCGCGTAACGTTCTCGGCTGGAAGGATGCCAACTCTACCGAGTTCGACGAAAAAACGACCCACCCAGTTATCGACTTGATGGACGAACAGAAGAACGTCACGGAAAAAGGCGGCACCATGCGACTCGGCGCTTACCCGTGCAAGCTCGCCAAGGATTCCAATGCGGCAAAGCTTTACAAGAGCACAAGCATCAGCGAACGCCACCGTCACCGCTACGAATTCAACTACAACAGCGAATTCCGCATCGCCTTGGAAAAGGCCGGCCTGAAAATCGCAGGTACATCTCCCGATGGAAAACTCGTCGAGATGGTGGAACTCAAGAACCACCCCTATTTCGAAGCTTGCCAGTTCCATCCAGAATTCAAGAGCCGTCCCACCGATCCGCATCCGCTGTTTACAGGTCTCGTGAAAGCCGCTCTCGACCAGAAAAAAGCGGGCGCGAAAAAGCTCACAGCGCCATCCGAAAAAACGAAAAAGTCAAAATAA
- a CDS encoding acyltransferase family protein, which translates to MIEKRLDYIDCCKGLGIFWVLVLHSNNLVFFGQGNFVTHGMHLFFMPIFFMASGFVGYKVFVDNYSFDKFLQKKMYTLLVPFFVFGLGYSFLRGYLEGNANVLFIVKSFFTHVMNNGYWFILVLFAIKFLCSLTSFLSCKFQKKS; encoded by the coding sequence ATGATCGAAAAAAGATTGGATTATATAGACTGCTGCAAAGGTTTGGGTATTTTTTGGGTGCTTGTTTTGCATTCTAACAATCTCGTTTTTTTTGGACAAGGGAATTTTGTGACTCATGGAATGCATCTTTTCTTTATGCCCATTTTTTTCATGGCCTCAGGTTTTGTTGGATATAAAGTTTTTGTTGATAACTATTCTTTTGATAAATTTCTTCAAAAGAAAATGTACACGCTTTTAGTTCCTTTTTTTGTATTTGGGTTGGGATATTCTTTTTTACGTGGGTATTTAGAGGGCAATGCGAATGTACTTTTTATTGTTAAAAGTTTTTTCACGCATGTTATGAACAATGGTTATTGGTTTATATTAGTTTTATTTGCCATAAAATTTCTGTGCAGTTTGACCTCTTTTCTTTCCTGTAAATTTCAAAAAAAAAGTTGA
- a CDS encoding glycosyltransferase, whose translation MKIAAGIVLFNPERSRFEECLSGILKQVDLVILFDNVGNQEFYQDFDKRIVYKTEHGNKGVAHALNSIMQEAQERGYEWIITLDQDTILPANIVSEFSKYFSIPNVAILAPQVIDKRRKYLQINSSKEEIIDVDFCITSASCTNIKIWEQMGKFDEWLFIDFVDNDYCKRVKQKGLRILQLTNLVIDQEFGKISLKSPRVVKFFLWLSKITKNKNIAKLSYKKYVNPLRVYYVHRNLIYLNKKFKNYGGIGYENFYCKSFMGFLLYFTLPSIVRAQNKIQAFKAAVKGLYDGIKSNPEII comes from the coding sequence GTGAAAATTGCAGCAGGAATCGTTTTATTTAATCCAGAACGTTCTCGATTTGAAGAATGTTTATCAGGAATTTTAAAACAAGTTGACTTGGTCATTCTTTTCGACAATGTCGGTAATCAAGAATTTTATCAAGACTTCGATAAGCGAATCGTTTACAAAACAGAGCACGGCAATAAAGGCGTTGCACATGCTTTAAACAGCATAATGCAAGAAGCTCAAGAAAGGGGCTACGAATGGATTATTACATTAGACCAAGACACGATACTCCCCGCCAATATAGTAAGCGAATTCTCTAAATATTTTTCCATCCCCAATGTGGCGATTTTAGCTCCTCAAGTAATTGATAAACGTAGAAAGTATTTACAAATAAATTCTTCTAAAGAAGAGATTATAGATGTTGATTTTTGTATAACTTCTGCAAGTTGCACAAACATCAAGATATGGGAACAAATGGGAAAATTTGACGAATGGTTATTTATTGATTTTGTAGATAATGATTATTGCAAGCGAGTAAAGCAAAAAGGCTTAAGAATCCTTCAACTGACAAATTTAGTTATAGACCAGGAATTTGGAAAAATATCGTTAAAATCGCCACGTGTTGTTAAATTTTTCTTGTGGTTAAGTAAAATAACGAAAAACAAGAATATTGCAAAACTATCCTATAAAAAATACGTCAATCCATTACGAGTGTATTACGTTCATAGGAACCTTATTTATTTAAATAAGAAATTTAAAAATTATGGCGGAATCGGGTACGAAAACTTTTATTGTAAAAGTTTTATGGGTTTCCTATTGTACTTTACTCTTCCTTCTATTGTTAGAGCCCAAAATAAAATACAAGCATTTAAAGCCGCTGTCAAAGGCTTATATGATGGAATTAAATCAAACCCAGAAATTATTTAA
- a CDS encoding glycosyltransferase family 1 protein, whose amino-acid sequence MSKETKEIRKILVIFTLDFESCGGITTVMMNYWRTIDKTNLHFDFACTNNPNQNLLDEINLFGCKYFKLPPRKKIWKYFFALKKLSKSYDIVHIHGNSSTSFIELKAVSNVPVRIVHNHTSKTEHPFVNAILHPFFLRSYTTAIACSSLAGDWLFGKGNFKILKNAIDIHRFIPTISKRESFRKNFGFKKDDIIVGNVGNLTKPKNHSFIIDVFYEFHKLCSNSKLLLIGSGSLEKEIKNKIEHLNLKDAVVMAGTRTDIPEMMSVMDAFLFPSLWEGLPLAVLEAQASGLPVFLSDVISSEVLASSSCFPISLEKSPKEWATFMLQNTNKDNRFVQAENNQVSLTNTGYNIHKEAQELLNLYWSKN is encoded by the coding sequence ATGTCCAAAGAAACGAAAGAGATTAGAAAAATTTTAGTTATTTTCACGCTTGATTTTGAATCATGTGGAGGAATAACAACTGTTATGATGAACTACTGGAGAACAATAGACAAAACAAATTTACATTTTGATTTCGCTTGTACAAACAATCCCAACCAGAATCTACTAGACGAAATAAACCTATTTGGTTGCAAATACTTTAAACTTCCTCCACGTAAAAAAATATGGAAATATTTTTTTGCCTTAAAAAAATTGAGTAAATCATACGACATTGTTCACATTCACGGCAATAGTTCAACCTCATTCATCGAACTTAAAGCAGTTTCAAATGTTCCTGTACGAATCGTACATAATCACACTAGCAAAACCGAACACCCATTTGTAAACGCCATTTTGCATCCATTTTTTTTACGAAGTTATACAACTGCCATTGCATGTTCTTCACTTGCTGGAGATTGGCTATTTGGAAAAGGAAACTTCAAGATCCTAAAAAATGCAATTGATATACATCGATTTATTCCAACAATAAGCAAACGAGAATCATTTCGAAAAAATTTTGGATTTAAAAAAGATGATATTATCGTTGGAAACGTAGGTAATCTGACAAAGCCGAAAAATCATTCTTTTATAATTGATGTTTTTTACGAATTTCATAAATTGTGTTCTAACAGCAAATTACTATTAATAGGAAGCGGTTCATTAGAAAAAGAAATCAAGAATAAGATTGAACATTTAAATTTGAAGGATGCCGTAGTAATGGCCGGAACTCGTACTGATATTCCTGAAATGATGAGTGTTATGGATGCATTTTTATTTCCATCTCTTTGGGAAGGACTACCTTTGGCAGTTCTTGAAGCTCAAGCTTCGGGATTACCAGTGTTTCTATCGGACGTAATATCAAGTGAAGTTTTAGCTTCATCAAGCTGTTTCCCCATATCCTTAGAAAAAAGTCCAAAGGAATGGGCTACATTCATGTTACAAAACACAAATAAAGACAATCGTTTCGTTCAAGCAGAAAATAATCAAGTATCTCTCACAAATACTGGATACAACATCCATAAAGAAGCTCAAGAATTACTAAATCTCTATTGGAGCAAAAACTAG
- a CDS encoding glycosyltransferase, producing the protein MRKKILLFLQSGVGGAERVTVTIGKNLNKDKFEVSFCSVGVGKNTIADFVPSDYAIDQIKTKNPIKQIYGLYKKIKNEKPDIVFASVININTKLLMLKPLFPNLKFIIRSDNNFGYFSKIHQWMIKLTYKHAQKIIAQTQEMKEGLIQGAKINTNKITVFQNPVDTSYIEEKIKNAHSPFSNNGNYKIVASGRFAPAKGFDILIEAFHLLKKCTTNIELFIIGQTGGDENLVYLNIKRLIDKYKLNDCIHCVGYKSNPYPYIKHANCFVLSSRAEGLPNVLLEALYLHTPIAATKCIPIISRLIHEGEHGFLAEPENPESLAEAMKKCLNFRSIYSNYDFVNLSLYEKIFE; encoded by the coding sequence ATGAGAAAAAAAATTCTTTTATTTCTCCAATCCGGAGTCGGTGGTGCAGAACGAGTCACGGTAACAATTGGGAAAAACTTAAATAAAGATAAATTCGAAGTTTCTTTTTGTTCTGTTGGTGTCGGCAAAAATACAATTGCCGATTTCGTTCCTTCAGATTACGCAATAGACCAAATAAAAACAAAAAATCCTATAAAGCAAATATATGGTCTTTATAAAAAAATCAAAAACGAAAAACCAGATATTGTATTCGCATCAGTTATCAATATAAATACGAAACTATTGATGTTAAAGCCTTTATTTCCTAACTTGAAATTCATAATCCGTAGCGACAACAATTTTGGTTATTTTTCAAAAATCCATCAATGGATGATTAAACTCACATATAAACATGCGCAAAAAATTATAGCTCAAACCCAAGAAATGAAGGAAGGACTTATTCAAGGGGCCAAAATAAACACAAACAAAATCACAGTATTCCAGAATCCTGTTGACACTAGCTACATCGAAGAAAAAATAAAAAATGCACATAGCCCATTTTCCAATAATGGGAACTATAAAATTGTAGCATCAGGGAGATTTGCCCCTGCAAAGGGCTTTGACATTTTGATTGAGGCTTTTCACCTATTAAAAAAATGTACTACGAATATTGAATTATTTATTATAGGACAAACAGGTGGTGATGAAAACCTAGTGTATTTAAACATTAAGCGGTTAATTGACAAATATAAATTAAACGATTGCATTCATTGCGTAGGTTATAAAAGCAATCCATACCCCTATATAAAACATGCCAATTGCTTTGTACTATCATCAAGAGCAGAAGGATTACCTAACGTCCTTCTTGAAGCATTATATTTACATACACCTATCGCAGCCACAAAATGCATCCCTATTATTTCTCGTTTAATTCATGAAGGGGAGCACGGTTTTTTAGCAGAACCAGAAAATCCAGAATCGCTAGCAGAAGCTATGAAAAAATGCTTAAATTTTAGAAGCATTTATTCGAATTATGATTTTGTAAATTTGTCATTGTATGAAAAAATATTTGAATAG
- a CDS encoding acyltransferase: MLKKIFKLIKKFLFTPAKRARLAGVNMGSSNFIASDFWSTEPYLITIGNHCQITSGVKMHTHGGGGAVRQKYPKFDFFGKVQIGDFVYIGNSATIMPGVSIGNNVIIGACSVVTKSIPSNVVVGGNPAKIICTIDEYIEKNLKFNLNSKGLSEKRKKELLLNLSEDKFIHKNMMDFRK, translated from the coding sequence ATGTTAAAAAAAATATTCAAGTTGATAAAAAAATTTCTTTTTACTCCGGCTAAACGAGCCCGTTTAGCCGGAGTAAATATGGGTTCAAGCAACTTTATAGCGAGCGACTTTTGGAGTACAGAACCATATTTAATAACGATTGGGAATCACTGTCAAATCACAAGTGGTGTCAAGATGCACACACATGGTGGTGGAGGTGCCGTAAGACAAAAATATCCAAAATTCGATTTTTTCGGAAAAGTTCAAATCGGAGATTTTGTTTATATAGGAAATTCGGCAACAATTATGCCAGGAGTTTCAATCGGAAACAACGTAATAATCGGAGCCTGTAGCGTTGTAACAAAATCAATTCCCAGCAATGTTGTTGTTGGAGGCAATCCTGCAAAAATAATATGCACAATTGACGAATACATTGAAAAAAATCTAAAGTTCAACTTAAATAGCAAAGGATTATCCGAAAAAAGAAAAAAGGAGCTTTTACTAAATTTATCTGAAGACAAATTCATTCATAAAAACATGATGGATTTTAGAAAATGA
- a CDS encoding glycosyltransferase, whose amino-acid sequence MKKILFDLTKTQPMNGTKFHGGAKYGIAIFKKLVDIAPDKIAAYYDDSIYIDESVIKLCHSKNIIMEKKRDASILSISRKYGNILYSPLIDSTYLTDDSFHIIVTIHGLRVLELPFDEYEIYYRKFPLKRVKIIQSIYKFFLKRKRKKNYICDLQYQKKSLTKSNISFVTVSNHSKYSLLTFIPQIKANDIQVFFSPSTIDDSIRVKEKSNIAEKYYLIVSGNRWIKNSVRAIIALDELFTEHPEISGIVIVTGIKQKSDLTINIKNPNRFVFVGYVDETKLTELYHNAYLFIYPSLNEGFGYPPLEAMHEGCPVIASAIASIPEICGNAVLYFNPYSIDEIKMRILQMENKSIRSEYIKKGFERESYIRSKQDEDLEKMAHYILSFLNNTEH is encoded by the coding sequence ATGAAAAAAATTTTATTTGATCTAACAAAGACCCAGCCCATGAATGGTACAAAATTTCATGGAGGAGCTAAATACGGGATTGCCATATTTAAAAAGTTAGTGGACATCGCTCCAGATAAAATTGCTGCATATTATGACGATTCCATTTACATCGATGAATCTGTAATCAAGCTATGTCATTCAAAAAACATTATCATGGAAAAAAAAAGGGACGCATCCATTTTAAGTATTTCTAGAAAATATGGTAATATTTTATATAGCCCTCTAATAGATTCTACTTATTTAACAGATGATTCTTTTCACATCATAGTTACAATTCACGGTTTACGTGTCCTTGAATTACCCTTTGATGAATATGAGATATATTACAGGAAATTTCCATTAAAAAGAGTAAAAATTATTCAGAGTATATATAAATTCTTTTTAAAAAGAAAAAGAAAAAAAAACTATATATGTGATTTACAATACCAAAAAAAATCATTAACAAAATCAAATATTTCGTTCGTTACTGTTTCAAATCACTCTAAGTATTCTTTACTGACATTCATTCCCCAAATCAAGGCAAATGATATTCAAGTTTTTTTCTCGCCATCTACAATTGACGATTCCATTCGAGTAAAAGAAAAATCAAACATCGCTGAAAAATACTATCTAATCGTTAGCGGAAATCGTTGGATAAAAAACAGCGTTAGAGCGATTATCGCACTAGATGAGCTTTTCACAGAACACCCTGAAATCTCAGGAATAGTTATCGTTACTGGCATAAAGCAAAAATCTGACCTTACAATAAATATAAAGAATCCAAACCGATTTGTTTTTGTCGGATATGTTGATGAAACAAAACTTACAGAACTATACCACAATGCGTATCTATTTATTTATCCGTCATTGAACGAAGGATTTGGTTATCCACCCTTGGAAGCCATGCATGAAGGATGCCCCGTTATAGCCTCCGCAATAGCCTCCATTCCTGAAATATGTGGCAATGCCGTACTTTATTTCAATCCATATTCCATAGACGAAATAAAGATGCGCATACTTCAAATGGAGAATAAATCTATTAGATCCGAATATATAAAGAAAGGTTTCGAAAGAGAATCTTACATTAGAAGTAAACAAGATGAAGACCTGGAAAAAATGGCTCATTACATTCTTTCATTTTTAAATAACACAGAACATTAA
- a CDS encoding DapH/DapD/GlmU-related protein, protein MDLSKKDLKEIIKEELGVYRNPMLQFFHMLKMFLCGNEMLPAQEVLYSLRFYEYYFNKKNPNIFEKALKFFWHFTFRNRQLKHSIFIEPNSVQKGLKLTHPGFRKIPEFVHIGKNSTILPMVLIGKKKPGIEGKAIIGDNCYISTGVTILAPVNIGDNVTIGAGAVVTKDIPSNTTVAGVPARKIKKVPIE, encoded by the coding sequence ATGGATCTTTCAAAAAAAGATTTAAAAGAAATCATAAAAGAAGAACTAGGTGTTTATAGAAACCCTATGTTACAATTTTTCCACATGCTTAAAATGTTTCTATGCGGGAACGAAATGCTTCCCGCACAAGAAGTTCTGTATTCTTTAAGATTCTATGAATATTATTTTAACAAAAAAAATCCTAACATTTTTGAAAAAGCATTAAAATTTTTTTGGCATTTTACGTTCAGAAACCGCCAACTAAAACATTCTATTTTCATTGAGCCAAACAGCGTTCAAAAAGGACTTAAATTAACACATCCTGGATTCCGGAAAATACCCGAATTCGTTCACATAGGAAAAAATTCCACCATATTGCCAATGGTTTTAATCGGGAAAAAAAAACCAGGTATTGAAGGCAAAGCAATAATCGGAGATAATTGTTATATTTCAACAGGAGTAACAATTTTAGCACCAGTAAACATCGGAGACAATGTTACAATCGGAGCAGGAGCCGTTGTAACTAAAGACATTCCAAGTAACACAACTGTTGCCGGAGTTCCAGCAAGAAAGATTAAAAAGGTCCCAATAGAATGA
- a CDS encoding glycoside hydrolase family 5 protein, with protein MRSAKNFFNKFLLGTVVLAIFIGIAFVYANSEKAPIKPTKSFQIKQGINLNEWLEAGTLDSIRIDTLVTHEKILLLKELGFDHVRIPISEANLFDENLNYRLNVKNILIDRTDFCLKNGLKVIIDLHKTRNHTFEREDNQLFESDLEIKKFLKIWEKLQNAFSNYSTDSLAYECLNEPAAPDKKHFLWNNVINPWISFIREKEPKRVLFVGSNRGNQTWTFKYLDIPPNDSNLVLTLHYYRPSLFTHYKAPWGKYAFYKGPIHYPGKLLTEEEYKQLPDSLQSKFQFTQENYGKDYISKEVQTVVQFAQKYNLPINLGEFGCLRTMPDSLRYQWFKDIVDVMKEYNISYTLWGMNGAGFGIWDEKRNLDTLMLQSLK; from the coding sequence ATGCGCTCCGCTAAAAATTTTTTTAACAAATTTTTACTAGGCACTGTAGTTCTAGCAATCTTTATCGGTATAGCATTCGTTTACGCGAACAGCGAAAAGGCCCCTATTAAACCGACAAAATCTTTTCAAATTAAACAAGGAATAAACCTTAACGAATGGCTCGAAGCTGGAACTCTTGATTCCATTCGAATAGACACACTTGTCACACATGAAAAAATCCTCTTACTAAAAGAGCTCGGTTTTGACCATGTCAGAATCCCAATCAGCGAAGCAAACTTATTTGATGAAAATTTGAACTACCGATTAAACGTAAAGAACATTTTAATCGATAGAACGGATTTTTGCTTAAAAAACGGATTAAAAGTTATCATAGATCTTCATAAAACACGGAATCACACATTCGAAAGAGAAGACAACCAGCTATTTGAATCCGATTTAGAGATTAAAAAATTCCTAAAAATTTGGGAAAAACTACAAAATGCCTTTTCGAACTATTCAACGGATTCTCTTGCCTACGAATGCCTAAACGAACCCGCAGCTCCAGATAAAAAACATTTTTTGTGGAACAATGTTATAAATCCATGGATAAGCTTTATTCGAGAAAAAGAACCTAAACGAGTCCTATTCGTGGGTTCAAATCGTGGAAACCAAACTTGGACCTTTAAATATTTAGATATTCCACCAAATGATTCCAATCTTGTTCTTACGCTTCATTATTATAGGCCAAGCCTATTTACACACTACAAAGCGCCTTGGGGTAAATACGCTTTTTACAAAGGTCCCATCCACTATCCAGGAAAATTATTGACCGAAGAAGAATACAAGCAACTTCCAGATTCACTCCAAAGCAAGTTCCAATTCACACAAGAAAACTACGGAAAGGATTATATATCAAAAGAGGTACAAACAGTAGTTCAGTTTGCACAAAAATATAATCTTCCAATTAATCTTGGAGAATTCGGCTGTTTACGAACCATGCCTGATTCTTTACGCTATCAATGGTTTAAAGATATTGTTGACGTAATGAAGGAATACAATATTTCTTACACCTTATGGGGTATGAACGGAGCTGGATTTGGAATTTGGGATGAAAAAAGAAATCTTGATACATTAATGCTACAATCATTAAAATAG